The Benincasa hispida cultivar B227 chromosome 9, ASM972705v1, whole genome shotgun sequence genome has a segment encoding these proteins:
- the LOC120084877 gene encoding G-type lectin S-receptor-like serine/threonine-protein kinase At5g35370, which produces MGSPLFIPLIFFFLPLVSSISYTEFIYPNFLASNINFADNGGAFLYSRNKTYKAAIINPLAQENSFYFCVIHVASNTIIWSANRNAPISSTGNVNITVKGISITDVGGNLRWSTPQLQAAVFALRLTDIGNLVLLDRSNVSLWESFRYPTDTIVIGQSLPVGTVLLSSISNSDLSSSNYSFSVASSDALLQWYGQIYWKLSMDPNAFINSNAVVEHMIINSTGLYLLARNSSVVVIQVILPRSDFRIAKLESTGQFIVKSFSSAGWKQEFIGPVDSCRIPFFCGQVGLCNEDSATDSPSCSCSSSFHPIPPSLGGWGCKPIDHSIVLASPCNASSSGDEMKSPVFSYLSLGYGIGYFAIDFSEPARYGVNISSCQALCSRKCSCLGIFYGNTSGSCYMIKDRLGSIRQSSSFVNNLLGYIKVQVGSSPPSFNDEEKQNFPVAALILLPISGFLLLLLLTLYFLWWRRRLISKRIQTKLGSVSSRASVELDAFFLPGLPRRFSMEELEVATDNFKVQIGSGGFGSVFKGVLHDKTVVAVKKITNLGIEGKKEFCTEIAIIGNIHHTNLVKLKGFCAQGRERLLVYEYMNRGSLDRTLFGNGPVLEWQERYDIALGTARGLSYLHRGCEHKIIHCDVKPENILLHDSFQAKISDFGLSKLLAPEQSGLFTTMRGTRGYLAPEWLTNSAISEKTDVYSYGMVLLEVVSGRKNCTTRSHDHSLDGSDSSGCQSSSSTGLGLVYFPLFALEMHEQGKYLELADPRLEGRVTYEEVKKLVCIALCCVQEEPALRPSMDTVVSMLEGGIPLSQPRNESLNFLRFYGRRFTEASTIEEEGYQNGSVTYSPANALPSCMSGSNYFFSYMSSQQVSGPR; this is translated from the coding sequence ATGGGATCCCCATTGTTCATCCctttaatattcttttttctGCCTCTTGTCTCCAGTATATCCTACACCGAGTTCATATACCCAAATTTTTTGGCTTCCAACATCAACTTTGCTGACAATGGTGGTGCCTTCTTGTACTCTCGCAATAAAACTTACAAGGCCGCAATTATCAACCCTCTGGCTCAAGAAAACAGCTTCTACTTTTGTGTTATTCACGTGGCCTCCAACACAATCATCTGGTCTGCTAACCGCAATGCTCCCATATCAAGCACTGGTAATGTTAATATTACCGTTAAGGGAATCTCCATAACTGATGTGGGTGGTAATCTCAGATGGTCAACTCCACAATTACAGGCAGCGGTATTTGCGTTGAGGCTAACCGATATAGGTAATCTTGTCTTACTTGATCGATCAAATGTCTCCCTTTGGGAGAGTTTCCGTTATCCGACTGACACCATTGTAATTGGGCAATCTTTGCCTGTTGGTACTGTTCTGCTCAGCTCAATCTCAAATTCAGACTTGTCAAGCAGTAATTATAGTTTTTCAGTTGCGTCATCTGATGCTCTGCTGCAATGGTATGGACAAATCTATTGGAAATTGTCCATGGATCCAAATGCTTTTATAAACTCAAATGCTGTAGTGGAACATATGATTATAAATTCAACTGGTCTCTATCTGTTGGCTCGTAACAGTTCTGTTGTTGTAATTCAAGTCATCTTACCCCGTTCCGACTTTAGAATTGCTAAATTGGAGTCTACAGGCCAATTTATTGTCAAGAGCTTTTCTAGTGCTGGTTGGAAACAAGAATTCATAGGACCAGTTGACAGTTGTCGAATTCCGTTCTTTTGTGGTCAAGTTGGTCTTTGCAATGAGGACAGTGCAACTGACAGCCCTAGTTGTTCTTGTTCATCAAGTTTTCACCCAATTCCACCAAGTTTGGGTGGCTGGGGCTGTAAACCAATTGATCATTCCATCGTTTTGGCTTCTCCTTGCAACGCCTCTAGCAGTGGAGATGAGATGAAATCACCTGTCTTTTCCTATTTGAGTTTAGGGTATGGTATAGGATATTTTGCAATTGATTTCTCTGAGCCGGCTAGATATGGAGTGAATATCTCATCCTGCCAAGCTCTCTGTTCAAGGAAATGCTCATGTTTGGGCATATTCTATGGAAATACATCAGGTTCTTGCTACATGATCAAGGACAGGTTAGGGTCAATCAGACAAAGTAGTTCATTTGTAAACAATCTGCTGGGCTATATTAAAGTTCAAGTTGGTTCTAGTCCACCAAGCTTCAATgatgaagaaaaacaaaattttccagTGGCCGCTCTTATTCTCTTGCCAATTTCCGGGTTCCTCCTATTGTTGTTATTAACTCTATATTTCCTTTGGTGGAGGAGACGGTTAATCTCAAAAAGAATACAGACAAAATTAGGCAGTGTTAGCTCACGTGCTTCTGTAGAATTGGATGCCTTTTTTCTTCCAGGTTTGCCTAGAAGGTTTTCTATGGAAGAGCTGGAGGTTGCAACGGATAATTTTAAAGTCCAGATAGGTTCTGGGGGTTTTGGTTCAGTTTTCAAAGGTGTACTTCATGACAAAACTGTTGTGGCAGTgaagaaaataacaaatttaggcattgaagggaaaaaagaatTCTGCACTGAGATTGCGATCATTGGGAACATACACCATACAAATTTGGTCAAGTTGAAAGGGTTTTGTGCCCAAGGAAGAGAACGCCTTCTCGTATACGAGTATATGAATCGTGGTTCATTAGACCGTACCCTTTTTGGCAATGGACCAGTTCTAGAATGGCAAGAGAGATATGATATAGCACTTGGGACTGCGCGTGGGCTTTCATATTTACATAGAGGTTGTGAACATAAAATCATCCATTGTGATGTCAAACcagaaaatattttattgcaCGACTCCTTTCAGGCAAAAATATCTGATTTTGGTCTTTCAAAGCTCCTTGCACCTGAACAGTCAGGTCTATTTACAACGATGCGGGGCACTCGTGGTTATCTTGCACCTGAATGGCTCACTAATTCAGCAATTTCAGAAAAAACTGATGTTTATAGCTATGGCATGGTGCTATTAGAAGTTGTAAGTGGGAGGAAAAATTGCACAACACGATCCCATGACCATAGCTTGGATGGCAGTGATAGTTCAGGTTGTCAATCATCATCTTCAACAGGATTAGGACTGgtttattttcctttatttgcaTTGGAGATGCATGAGCAAGGAAAGTACTTGGAGCTTGCTGATCCACGGCTAGAGGGGCGTGTGACATATGAAGAAGTGAAAAAATTAGTTTGCATTGCTTTGTGCTGTGTTCAAGAGGAACCTGCACTAAGGCCTAGTATGGATACAGTAGTCAGCATGTTGGAAGGTGGGATTCCTTTAAGTCAGCCGAGAAATGAGTCATTGAATTTCTTGCGCTTTTATGGCCGTAGGTTCACCGAAGCTTCAACAATAGAGGAGGAAGGGTACCAAAATGGGTCAGTAACATATTCACCAGCAAATGCTCTCCCTAGTTGTATGAGTGGCTCAAACTACTTTTTTTCTTACATGTCTTCGCAGCAGGTCTCAGGCCCAAGATAG